In Deinococcus misasensis DSM 22328, the genomic stretch CCAGTCATGCTGGCCCTCTCTCTGGGACTGGCCGTTGCCCTGAATTCAGACATGCTGAAAGCCAAAGGGTTTTACCGCTTCGCGTTTTTCGCCCCTCTGGTGGTCGGCACCACCGCTTACTCTGCGATCTTTCGTTTGATTTTCAGCACCCAGTACGGCGCAGTGAATCAGGGCCTCAACGGGCTGGGTTTGCCTTCGGTAGACTGGCTCAATCAGGCCACCCCCGCCATGACTGTGATCATGCTGGCGATGACCTGGCGCTGGACGGGATACAACGCCATCATCATGCTGGCTGGGCTGCAATCCATCGGCAGTGAAGTGTATGAAGCTGCTGCGATTGATGGGGCCAGCAAGTGGACCACCTTCTGGAAAATCACCCTGCCCCTGATGCGCCCGAGCATCCTGTTCACGCTGGTGCTGTCGGTGTTCGGAACCTTGCAGCTGTTCACCGAGCCTGCCCTGATCACCGCTGGCGGACCCGGCAACGCCACCATGACCATCGGGACCTACCTGTACCAACAGGGCTTCAGAAGCTTCAACTTCGGTTACGCCAGCACCATCGCATACGGGGTGGCGATCCTCGGGGCCATCGTGAGCTGGATTCAACTCAAACTGCTGGGGAGGGACTGAACCATGGGCATCCAAAGCAAAATCACCGCATCCACCCCGAGGCCCCGCCAGCGCACCCAGAATGTGCTTCCAGCCGTGGGACTTCATCTGCTCTTGACGCTGGGAGCCTTTTTGTTTCTGGCTCCGCTTTACCTGATGATGGTTTACGCCACCCAACCGGACAACGGCATTTACTCTGGAGCCGTGTGGTTCGGCACAGAGGCAGTCCAGAACTTCCAGAATTTGCAGGCCGACACCAATTTCCTCAGGGCCATGCTCAACTCGGTGGGGATCGCGGTGCTCTACACCACCATCAGTTTGCTCCTGACCAGCATGGCGGGTTTTGCGTTCACCAAGTACGACTTTGCAGGCAAAAACTTCTGGTTCGGGATCATTCTGGCCACGCTGGCCATTCCTGCCTTTGTGACCATCATCCCGCAGTACATCCTGATGGCCAGCAATTTCAAACTGACCAACACCTACTGGGCGGTGATCCTGCCGGGGCTGGCCAACACCATGGGGATTTTTTACATGCGCCAATCCTTCCAGAGCGTGCACAATGACCTGCTGAACGCAGCCCGCATTGACGGGGCCAGTGAATGGCGGGTGTACTGGCAGATCGCCCTGCCAGTGGTGCGTCCTGCTCTGGCTGCACTGGCGATCCTGCTGTTTCTGTCCAGCTGGAACGATTATTTGTGGCCCCTCTTGGTGCTGAACAACAAAGATGCTTACACCATTCCTGTGGCACTGGGGACACTGGTGGGTCTGAACCGTGTTTCCTGGGGCGGCATCATGATGGGCACTGCGATTTCCACTGTGCCATTCTTGATCCTGTTCGTGGCAGCCCAGAGGCACATTGTCGCTGGCGTGGCAGGGGGCAGCGTCAAAGGCTGAAGACCACAAACCACAAGGACCTCTGGAATTCCAGAGGTCTTTTGACATGCAACTGCTGTGGGTCACGGGCTTGCGAGGTGGCCAGAGATCTGCTCGCTGCTTCTCTCAACCTCCGAAAACCAAAAGGAAGGGACCTTGAGGTCCCTTCCTTTCATCAAATCCAGCTCAATCTGCGCGGATGACCATCCACTGCTGGTTGTCCCCGAGGTTGTCTTCCCATTGCAGCACCGTCGCGGAATTGTCCAGAGACTGTCCATTCACATCAAGCAGTTTGCCGCTGTTTTTGTTGATGATTTTGAAGTACCCATTGCCGGTGCTTTGCAATTGCCACTGCTGATTGTTGTCTCCAGAGTAGGTGTACTGGATGACGTTGGTGCCGTTGCTGGTGCTGGCCCCGGACACATCGAGCGCTTTACCGCTGTTTTTGTTGGTGATCTTGTAGTACCCGTTGCCAAGGTCGGTGAAAATCCAGCGCTGGTTGTTGCCTTCGTTGTCGTCGTACTGACCGATGCTGGCGCTGTCGCTGGTGGAGGCCCCCAGCACGTCAAGGGCTTTCCAGCTGTGCTTGTTGAGGATTTTGTAGCTCTGACCAGAGGTGACGGTGTTGGTGGGTGCGGCAGCCACGGCAGTGTCCACCACGTAGGTGGTGATGGACTGGGCAGGCAGGCTGAGGATCAGGCTTTTGTTGCTGATGCTCTGGTTTTTCAGGGCCAGCAGGTTTTCGGTGCCAGAGGTGCGGTAGACTTTCGCCGTGGTGCCAAGGGTGGTGAACCCGTTCATGTTGAGGGTGACACCACTGGCAGTGCTGGAGGAATTGATGGCGACGACCACCAGTTGGTTGTTGCTGTTGAGGGCGGCCAGCATGTTGGGGTGGCTGATCGGCAGGATTTGTGCGCCAGGCCGGATGAATTTGCTGAATTGCCCCATGGCGTAATAGGCCTTGGTGAGGGTGTAACTTTCGCCACTCAGGAAGTTGGCTTTGATGAGCCCCCAGGTGTGGTTGGTGCCAGAGGTGCCGTCGTTGTTTTCCACGGCCTGCCAGTACACCCACGCCTTGGCTTGCAGGTCGTTGAGGTCTTTTTTGATGGTGGTGGCGAGGTCGAGGGCGGTGCTCAGCTGGTTGGCGGTGGTGTTGGTGGCGTTGCAGCAGCCGTATTCGGACATCCAGAGGGTTTTGTTGTACCGGGCAGCAGTGTTTCTCAGGACGCTGCGGTAACTGCCCTGATAGGCGTGGGTGTTGATCTGGCTGATCTGGTTTTTGACGGTGTCAGGGTAACTGTTGAATTCGGTGTTGGTCAGGTCGATGTTGGTGGTGTCCATGGCACTGATCAGGGTGGGCAGGGCTTTTTGTTGCACGGCCGTTGCCACTTCATTGATGATTTTGGGTTGCTCGGCCCGGCTGACGTTCATGCCTTCCTGTCCACCGCCCGAGAACCAGTAGCCACTGTCGGGTTCATTGAGGGGGTCAACGGTGGTGAAAGTGACCCCCTCAGTGTTTTTGAAGTGCTGGAGAACGGTGGCGATGTAATCTGCGAAGGCGGTGTACATGTCGGGGCGCAGGTTGTCGTAGGCGGGCTGGGTGGCTCCGGCGGTGCAGTGGTTTTCCAGCATGAATGAGGGGGCAGAATTGGAGAAGGCTTCCAGCAGGTTGGCTCCGCGGGTCTGGGCAGCTTTGAGCACCCAGCGCTGGTTGGCGTCACGGGTCCAGTCGTACACCCCGAGGCTGATGGCAAAGCTCTGGACGTTTCCGCCGGGGCGCAATTGGCTTCGACACACGTTGTCTGGTGCATCTGCCCCGAGGTTGTAGCGGGCGACGTTGAATTTCAGGCCGCTCGGGCCGTAAAGCAGGTCCATGATCTGGTTGCGGTTGGTGTCGGACCAGCCGCCGACCACGTTGGCCCACCATGCGAGAGAGGTGCCCCATCCCTGAAAGGTCTGGTATCGCACCCGGGTGTCGATGATGGCACTTCCGGTGGCTTGTGGAAGGGGGGGTTCTTCTGTGAGGGGTGCAGTCTGGTTGCAGCCGATCATGAGCAGGGTCAGACCGCCAAGGAGGGTGTGGGTTTTGATCATGGGTGCTCCTGAATGGACCGCCGATGCATTCGGGGTCCCTCTGATGCGTATTTTCACATAAATCCCAGAATTTCTGGATGCTTGATGTGATTTTACAGAGTGCTTTGAATATAACGCTTTCCCCATGGTGCGTCAAGGCAGCACAAGATGCACATTTGTAAGTTCTTCAAGCAAACATTCCATAAAAAAAGCCTATCCAGCATGAGGCGCAAAAGACACTGGCGAGAATTGACCTTCAACGTCTCCAAAACGAAAAGCCTTAATTCTTCGAGATGCCGTGATTGGTTTTTACAAAAGTGCTTGACATCTGACTCATCAAGACTTAACATTACAGACACCGAAACGCAACCCGTTTGCCCCTGTGACCTTCTAGGTCACGGTTCCCCCTCGCTCTGGCCCACAGACGCGTTCTGCTGAACGTGACTGAGCCATCCCATGCACCCTGAAGCCCCACGGTGCACCGCTCAAGTGTTTCCACAGAAAGAGGATTTTCATGCGCAACCCTTCACTGATGGCCCTGCCCCTGCTCACCCTTGCCCTGATCACCGGATGCGGAACGCAAGTCCCAAGCAACTTGAATCTCGACGTCGAAGCCAACGCACTGTCCGGCTACATCAACTCCGGTGAAGTCTGGAAAGACACCGCAGGAAACACCATCGAAGCCCACGGTGGCGGCATGATCAAAGTGGGAAGCAAATACTACTGGATCGGCGAAGACAAATCCCACAACTCCAGCCTCTTCAAAGGGGTCAACTGTTACTCCTCCACTGACCTGAAAAACTGGACCTTTGAAAAAGCCATCTTCACCCCCGGAGCGGTCACCACCAGCGAAATCGTGGAACGGCCCAAAATTGTCTTCAACAACACCACCAACAAATACGTGATGTACTTCCACCATGACAGCTCAAATTATGGCTTTGCCCATGTGGGCATCGCGACCAGCGACACCGTTTGCGGAACCTACACCTACGTCAAGAGCTTCCGTCCCCTCGGTCACGCCAGCCGCGACATGACCCTGTTCAAAGACGATGACGGCACCGGATACCTGATCGCCTCCACCGACATGAACAACCCCCTGCGCATCTTCAAACTCACCCCTGATTACATGGACGTCGCACAAGAAGTCATCTCCATGGACGGCTCATGGATCAACAACCGTGAATCCCCCGCCATCTTCAAAAGAAACGGCAAATACTACCTGATGACTTCCCAGACCACCGGATGGGGCACCAACAACAACCACTACGAATATGCCACCTCTCTGGCCGGTCCCTGGACTTCACCCGAGTACTTCGCACCCACCAGCACCAACACCTGGGACTCCCAGACCACCTACGTGCTGACCGTGCAAGGCACCTCTGGCACCACCTACCTGTACATGGGGGACCGCTGGAAAGGACCCAACGACCTGGCCCGCTCCACCTACGTCTGGCAGCCCCTCACCTTCAACGGAGACATCCCCTCTCTGGACAGCGACACCCCTTTTGCCATTGACACCGCCACTGGCACAAACAGCAAAACCCTGCTGAAATTTGACGATTACGAATCCTGGAGTGCCCCCAACTGGACCGCCCTGAGTGGCAACTGGAGTGTGCAGCAACCCGGGGGCCGTTCCCGCGAATACCAACAAGGAAACGGATACGGAGCCCACATCACCACCACCGGACAAACCACCTGGAAAGACTACGTGGTGGAAAGTTACGTCTACTCAGACAACCAGTACGGCAGCATCGGCCTGCTGGGACGGGTGCAGAACGCCACCAACTTCTACCAATTGGAACTCAAACGCACGGGCAGTGGCAACACCTGGAACATCTACAAAAACCTCAACGGCAACTGGACCCTCATCGCCACTGGACCTTTTGACTTCTCGGCAGGCACCTGGTATGGGCTGCGCTTCGAAATGAAAGGCACCGCCCTGAAAGCCTACGTGGCCGACTGGTACGGCTGGAACCTCCTGGGAGGCGGCACCGACAGCAGCTTCACACAGGGCAAAGCTGGTCTGCGCACCGACAATCAGGCCGGTTCTTTTGACCTCACCAAAATTTACCTGAAAAAGTAAACCGGGTTTGAACGGTTCTGAAATGGAAAGGTCAGGGAGTTGATCCCTGACCTTTCCATTTGGGTTTTGAAAATCTTCAGGTGTGACCCCGGGGCTTGAGGGCCGGTGCAGGCACTGTGGATGCCCGCACCACCAGATGGGTGTTTAAAGGTGGTTGCTGCACCGGTTCCTCCCCTTTGAGCAAAGACACCACCAGATCTGCAGCCTGCATGCCAAGCTCCTCACAGGGAAAATACACCGAAGTCAGGCCCTGCAAGGTGGTCCGGGCAAAAGTGCGGTCGTCAAAACTCACCAGAGAAACATCTTCTGGAACCCGCAAGCCCGCCCCTTTGAGCGCCTTGATGGCCCCCAGAGACAGCCAGTCGTTGGCCGCGAACACCGCTGTGAAACGGCTTCTGGACAGCAGGCGGTTCATGAGCTTCTCCCCTTCCACCTCTCCCCAATCGCTCTCCGAGGTGGACAAAAACAAGGCTGGGTCTGCTGGGATGCCCGCTTCCTGCAAGGCTTTGATGTACCCAGTGTACCGCCCGAGGGTGTCTGGACGGTTCAGTGGACCGGTGATGTGCACAATGCGGGTGTGCCCGAGGTCCAGCAGGTGACGGGTGGCCTGATACCCGCCCATCTCGTTGTTGATGTACAAG encodes the following:
- a CDS encoding carbohydrate ABC transporter permease, whose protein sequence is MLRLRQNLTPYGFLLPYLLIFLLFWAYPLIRSLLDSFDDSRTLGFAFSFTNWTRLFADPFFFTALKNTLLIMVVQVPVMLALSLGLAVALNSDMLKAKGFYRFAFFAPLVVGTTAYSAIFRLIFSTQYGAVNQGLNGLGLPSVDWLNQATPAMTVIMLAMTWRWTGYNAIIMLAGLQSIGSEVYEAAAIDGASKWTTFWKITLPLMRPSILFTLVLSVFGTLQLFTEPALITAGGPGNATMTIGTYLYQQGFRSFNFGYASTIAYGVAILGAIVSWIQLKLLGRD
- a CDS encoding carbohydrate ABC transporter permease — translated: MGIQSKITASTPRPRQRTQNVLPAVGLHLLLTLGAFLFLAPLYLMMVYATQPDNGIYSGAVWFGTEAVQNFQNLQADTNFLRAMLNSVGIAVLYTTISLLLTSMAGFAFTKYDFAGKNFWFGIILATLAIPAFVTIIPQYILMASNFKLTNTYWAVILPGLANTMGIFYMRQSFQSVHNDLLNAARIDGASEWRVYWQIALPVVRPALAALAILLFLSSWNDYLWPLLVLNNKDAYTIPVALGTLVGLNRVSWGGIMMGTAISTVPFLILFVAAQRHIVAGVAGGSVKG
- a CDS encoding LacI family DNA-binding transcriptional regulator, coding for MRPTHNLTIQDIAQRAGVSTATVSRVLNGNAKVNPDKVARVRQVIEDLGYKANPFARSLLTDHLKTVGVLVPNLRDEFYGMIVNAIERRLYDHGLHMMCSLGHDDPDKELDAIKTFQSRNLDAYILFADLISDEVILDLMDKQVPLVLLNRFIPEAGPYCLYINNEMGGYQATRHLLDLGHTRIVHITGPLNRPDTLGRYTGYIKALQEAGIPADPALFLSTSESDWGEVEGEKLMNRLLSRSRFTAVFAANDWLSLGAIKALKGAGLRVPEDVSLVSFDDRTFARTTLQGLTSVYFPCEELGMQAADLVVSLLKGEEPVQQPPLNTHLVVRASTVPAPALKPRGHT
- a CDS encoding family 43 glycosylhydrolase, translated to MRNPSLMALPLLTLALITGCGTQVPSNLNLDVEANALSGYINSGEVWKDTAGNTIEAHGGGMIKVGSKYYWIGEDKSHNSSLFKGVNCYSSTDLKNWTFEKAIFTPGAVTTSEIVERPKIVFNNTTNKYVMYFHHDSSNYGFAHVGIATSDTVCGTYTYVKSFRPLGHASRDMTLFKDDDGTGYLIASTDMNNPLRIFKLTPDYMDVAQEVISMDGSWINNRESPAIFKRNGKYYLMTSQTTGWGTNNNHYEYATSLAGPWTSPEYFAPTSTNTWDSQTTYVLTVQGTSGTTYLYMGDRWKGPNDLARSTYVWQPLTFNGDIPSLDSDTPFAIDTATGTNSKTLLKFDDYESWSAPNWTALSGNWSVQQPGGRSREYQQGNGYGAHITTTGQTTWKDYVVESYVYSDNQYGSIGLLGRVQNATNFYQLELKRTGSGNTWNIYKNLNGNWTLIATGPFDFSAGTWYGLRFEMKGTALKAYVADWYGWNLLGGGTDSSFTQGKAGLRTDNQAGSFDLTKIYLKK
- a CDS encoding RICIN domain-containing protein, with translation MIKTHTLLGGLTLLMIGCNQTAPLTEEPPLPQATGSAIIDTRVRYQTFQGWGTSLAWWANVVGGWSDTNRNQIMDLLYGPSGLKFNVARYNLGADAPDNVCRSQLRPGGNVQSFAISLGVYDWTRDANQRWVLKAAQTRGANLLEAFSNSAPSFMLENHCTAGATQPAYDNLRPDMYTAFADYIATVLQHFKNTEGVTFTTVDPLNEPDSGYWFSGGGQEGMNVSRAEQPKIINEVATAVQQKALPTLISAMDTTNIDLTNTEFNSYPDTVKNQISQINTHAYQGSYRSVLRNTAARYNKTLWMSEYGCCNATNTTANQLSTALDLATTIKKDLNDLQAKAWVYWQAVENNDGTSGTNHTWGLIKANFLSGESYTLTKAYYAMGQFSKFIRPGAQILPISHPNMLAALNSNNQLVVVAINSSSTASGVTLNMNGFTTLGTTAKVYRTSGTENLLALKNQSISNKSLILSLPAQSITTYVVDTAVAAAPTNTVTSGQSYKILNKHSWKALDVLGASTSDSASIGQYDDNEGNNQRWIFTDLGNGYYKITNKNSGKALDVSGASTSNGTNVIQYTYSGDNNQQWQLQSTGNGYFKIINKNSGKLLDVNGQSLDNSATVLQWEDNLGDNQQWMVIRAD